In Desulfuromonas sp., the genomic stretch TCCTGTCGGGTGTCTGATCTTTTCCGAATCTAACACAGGCGGCGAAGGGCGACAAGAATGAGGGCGAAACAATAGACATCCGTAAGGCGCTATGTTAGATTTTCATGATTGAATTTCCGGAGGTTTGAATGAAGCGGGTTGGATTGTACGCCAAGCGAAACCATCCTGACGCTGCCGTATTGGCGGCCCGGGTCGCCGACTGGTTGCAGGAGCGGCAGGTCGAGGTTTTTTTCGAGCATGAGCTGGCATCTGATCTCGAGCGGGAAGGGTATCCGCAAGAGGAGATCCCGGGGCTGGTCGATCTGGTGATCGTTCTCGGTGGCGACGGCACGTTGATCTCGGTCTCGCGGATGATCGGCGATCGTGGTACGCCGATCCTCGGGGTTAACCTCGGCTCTCTCGGCTTTTTGACCGAAATTACCCGGCAGGAACTGTTCCAGGTTCTGGAAAAGGTTCTTGACGACAACTACGCGGTCTCCGACCGGCTGATGCTCGAAGCGATTGTCAGCCGCAACGGCAGCACGGCAAATACCTACCAGTTGCTGAATGACCTGGTTATCAATAAGGGGGCGCTGGCACGGATTATTGACATGGAAGTTTATGTCAATGACTCTTATCTGACCACCTTCAAGGCCGACGGGCTGATTATCTCTTCACCGACCGGTTCGACCGCTTACAATATGGCGGCCGGCGGCCCGATCATTTACCCGGGAACCGATTGCTTCGTCATTACCCCGATCTGCCCGCATATGCTGACCAACCGGCCGATGATTGTTCCGGCCGATTCGGTTATCCGGATCGAGGTCAAGTTCAAGGATGAAGATGTCGTCCTGACTGCTGACGGACAGGTCGGGATGCCGCTCAAGGGTGGTGACATTGTTGAGGTGCGGCGCTCGGTTAATCGCGCCCGACTTATTCTAAGTCCGGACAAGGAATACTTTCAAGTTCTGCGGACCAAGCTCCGTTGGGGGGAACGCTGATTTTCCGTTTATTCAATGCTGACTGAAATCCACATTAAAAATTTTGCCATTATTGAGCAGTTGCAGGTTTCCTTGCAGCCTGGTTTCAATGTGCTGACCGGCGAGACCGGGGCAGGAAAGTCGATCGTTATCGATGCCGTCGGA encodes the following:
- a CDS encoding NAD(+) kinase — protein: MKRVGLYAKRNHPDAAVLAARVADWLQERQVEVFFEHELASDLEREGYPQEEIPGLVDLVIVLGGDGTLISVSRMIGDRGTPILGVNLGSLGFLTEITRQELFQVLEKVLDDNYAVSDRLMLEAIVSRNGSTANTYQLLNDLVINKGALARIIDMEVYVNDSYLTTFKADGLIISSPTGSTAYNMAAGGPIIYPGTDCFVITPICPHMLTNRPMIVPADSVIRIEVKFKDEDVVLTADGQVGMPLKGGDIVEVRRSVNRARLILSPDKEYFQVLRTKLRWGER